Part of the Streptomyces europaeiscabiei genome is shown below.
CGGCCGTCTCGTGGGCCGCCGACCGGCGCGTCGAGGTGACCGGCCGGGCCAAGGCCGCGACCACCGCGCAGGTGAAGGCGGAGACGAAGGGCAAGACCCTGCGCCTGGCCACGTACACCAACCGCGCCGAACTCCCCGAGGCCGCGACGGTCCTCCAGCAGCAGCTGGAGAAGGCCGGGTTCACCGTGAAGCAGGACGTACGCGAGTACACGCAGATGGAGGCCGACCTCCTCGCGGGCAGGTACGACGCCCTCGTCTTCTCCCGGGTCACACTCCTCGACACCGGCGACGCGGTGGCCTACCTCGCCAGCGACTACACCGGCGACGGCGTCTACAACATCGCCGGCCTGAATGACGAGAAGGTCGACGAGGCCATCAAGTCCGCCGCCGGGGAGGGCGACACGGCCGAGCGGCAGAAGAAGATCATGCAGGCCGAGGCGGAGATCCTGCGCACCGACGCCGTCGTCCCGCTGGTCCATGAGAAGGTCGTGCAGGGCATCTCCGACGACGTCGAGGGCGTCCTCCTCGACCCCCGCGAGCGCTCCCTCGTCGACGTCGACACCCGCCTGAAGTAGCCGCCGATGAGCACCACGTCGTCAGCCGCCGCCCAGGGCGGTCAGACCCGGTGGCACGCGGGAGCCGGCCGCGTCGCCGCGGGAACCGCGCTGCTGGCGGCCGTCGCCTTCCTGCCCTGGCTGTCCGGTGTCGACCCCGCCCTGACCGTCCTGCGCGCCCGCTCCGCCGACCAGGACCCGACCCCGGCCCAGCTGACCGCCGTACGCGAGCAACTGGGTCTGGAGGAAGGGCCGTTCGCCCACTTCACGCGATGGCTGGGCGGTCTGGTGCGCGGCGACGCGGGCACCTCCTGGGTGTCGGGCGAACCGGTGCTGCCCCAGGTGACGACCGCCCTCGCGGTCTCCGTCACGCTCGTGCTGGGCGCGCTGGCGGTCACCACCGCGGTGGCCGCGCTCGTCTGCGCCCGCACGCTCCACCTCGGCTCCCGGCGAAGGCTGCGGCGGAAACGGGCGGGCACCGTGGCCGCCGTCCTCGCCGCGTTGCCCAAGTTCCTGCTCGCCTCACTGCTGGCGACGGTGTTCGGGGTGTGGCTGGGCTGGTTCCCCCCACAAGGCTGGGAGGGGCCGCGGTCGATGGTGCTGCCCGCCCTCGCCCTCGGTGTGCCCTCCGGGGCGATGATCGGCGGTCTGCTCGACCAGTCCCTGCCCGCCGCCTTCAACGAGCCGTGGGCACGGACCTGGCTCGCCTACGGATACTCGGGCGGCCGCATCGCGCGCACCGCGCTGCGCCGCGCCCTGGCCGGGGTGCTCCCGCAGCTCCTGCCGACCGTCGTCGCCCTGGTCGGCGGTGCGGTCGCGGTGGAGAAGATCTTCAACATCCCGGGCCTCGGCCGTCTCGCACTGGACGCGGCGATCGCCCAGGACATGCCGCCGCTGCAGACCGCGACGCTGGCCTTGGTCCTGCTCGGCGTCTGCGCCGGCTTTGTCATCCAGGCGGTGCGGCACGCTCTGCTCGGCCCGGCCCTGCGGGACGGCGCGCTGCCCGCCCTGCACCCGCCCACGCTCGTACGGACGCGGTCGCTGCCCTGGGTCATCGGATGCTGCGTCGTCGCCCTGCTCGCTCTGGTCGTGTCCGGCCTTCTGCGCGACCCCTTGCACGTGGAGACGACAGCCCGGCTGCTGCCACCCTCCTTCGCGCATCCCCTCGGCACCGACTCGCTGGGCCGCGACCTGCTGGCCCGGCTGGGCCACGGAGCCCTGCGCACGATCGGCGCGGCCCTCGCGGTGACCGTGGTCAGCGCCCTCGTCGGACTTGTCATCGGTACGGCCGCACGGCTGGGGGCGGGTCTGACCGAAGTGGTGTCGACGCTGCCGGCCGTCCTCGCCGGACTGCTCACGACGGCGGTGACCGGACCGTCGGTCTGGGGCGCCGCGTGCGCGGTGTGCGTGGTGGCCTGGACCCCGTACGCCGCCCAGGCCGCAGCCCTGCTCGAACAGGAACGGGCCAGCGGCCACCTGCTCGCGTCGGTCTCCCTCGGCGCGGGCCCCACCTACCTCCTGCGCCGCCACCTGCTGCCCGCGGTCCTGCCCGCGGTGGTGCGCAACGCCCTGCTGCGACTGCCCACCACGGTCCTGGTCCTGGCCTCCCTCGGCTTCCTCGGCCTGGGCGAACAGCCGCCCACCCCGGAGTGGGGCCGCCTGCTCTCGGAGAACCAGCCCTACGTGGAACTGGCACCCTGGACCGTACTCGGCCCGGCCACCGCCCTCGTCCTCCTCTCCGTCCTCGCCGTCTCCGCCACGGCATGGGGACGCACCCGAACCCGACGCCACACCACGGGGCCCGCTCCCGCCTGACCGGCAGGCGACCTCGTGAACGCTGACACGGGACCCCCCACGCGCCCTCGGCACCGTCAGGGGCATCGACACTCCTGCCGTCCTTGTCCCGACGCACGGGTGCCGGGGCACCTCGGTGGACGACCTGGTGACCCCGGCCTCGACAGCGGTCTGGACAGCCGTCTGGACAGTGGTCTGGACAGCGGTCTGGACGAAAACCCGCACCGGCGAGCCGGGGCGCTCCGCGCCGCCAACCGCGGCAACGCCGAACTCCGCACCCTCCGGCTCGCCCGGCCCCGACCCGACGGGACCGGTGCCCGTGCGGTCAGTGCTTCTGCGCCACGGCGCCCAACTGCGGTACGACCGTGGGCTCGTCGCCGGGACAGGGGCGCCACAGGGAGCACGGGACCAGGCCCGGTTCCAGGAGTGTCAGGCCGTCGAAATACTGGCTGACGTCCTTGACCTTGCGTGCCGTGACCGGCGGCTTGGCGTTGGCGTTCCAGAATTCCATCGCCTCCAGCTGGAGCTCGCCGCCGAGTTCGGGCTCGGTCGTGGGATGGGTCAGCACCAGGAAGCTGCCGGGGGCGAGCGGCTCCAGGAGCCGACGTGTGATGGTCTGTGCTTCGGTGTCGTCGAGGACGAAGTTGAGAATGCCGAGCAGCATGAGGGCGACGGGCTCGGTGAAGTCGAGTGTCCGGCCGGCGATGCGCAGGATGGTGTCCGGGTCGTGCGCGTCGGCGTCGACGTAGACGGCGGCACCGTCCTCGGTGCTGGTCAGCCGGGTCCGGGCGTACGCGAGAACCACGGGGTCGTTGTCGACGTACACGATCCTCGACGCGGGTGCGACGCGCTGGGCTATCTCGTGGGTGTTCTCCAGGGCGGGCAGGCCGGTGCCGATGTCGAGGAACTGGCGTATCCCATGCTCCTCGGCCAGGTGGCGCACGGCGCGGGTGAGGAACTGCCGGTCGGCGGACGCGATGTCACGGATGACGGGAATCAGGCCGGCGACGTGATCACCGACCTGGCGGTCGACCTCGTAGTTGTCCGTGCCGCCCTGCCAGTAGTTCCAGACGCGGGCGTTGTGCGCCGTGTCGGTGTCGGGTCGCTTGAGCGGGGTGTCGTCGTCGGCCTGGATCTCGCTCACGTCTTCCTTTCCTCGCACGCCCAGGAATGCGATGGCTGCGGGCAGTTGA
Proteins encoded:
- a CDS encoding SAM-dependent methyltransferase, translating into MSEIQADDDTPLKRPDTDTAHNARVWNYWQGGTDNYEVDRQVGDHVAGLIPVIRDIASADRQFLTRAVRHLAEEHGIRQFLDIGTGLPALENTHEIAQRVAPASRIVYVDNDPVVLAYARTRLTSTEDGAAVYVDADAHDPDTILRIAGRTLDFTEPVALMLLGILNFVLDDTEAQTITRRLLEPLAPGSFLVLTHPTTEPELGGELQLEAMEFWNANAKPPVTARKVKDVSQYFDGLTLLEPGLVPCSLWRPCPGDEPTVVPQLGAVAQKH
- a CDS encoding ABC transporter permease subunit, which codes for MSTTSSAAAQGGQTRWHAGAGRVAAGTALLAAVAFLPWLSGVDPALTVLRARSADQDPTPAQLTAVREQLGLEEGPFAHFTRWLGGLVRGDAGTSWVSGEPVLPQVTTALAVSVTLVLGALAVTTAVAALVCARTLHLGSRRRLRRKRAGTVAAVLAALPKFLLASLLATVFGVWLGWFPPQGWEGPRSMVLPALALGVPSGAMIGGLLDQSLPAAFNEPWARTWLAYGYSGGRIARTALRRALAGVLPQLLPTVVALVGGAVAVEKIFNIPGLGRLALDAAIAQDMPPLQTATLALVLLGVCAGFVIQAVRHALLGPALRDGALPALHPPTLVRTRSLPWVIGCCVVALLALVVSGLLRDPLHVETTARLLPPSFAHPLGTDSLGRDLLARLGHGALRTIGAALAVTVVSALVGLVIGTAARLGAGLTEVVSTLPAVLAGLLTTAVTGPSVWGAACAVCVVAWTPYAAQAAALLEQERASGHLLASVSLGAGPTYLLRRHLLPAVLPAVVRNALLRLPTTVLVLASLGFLGLGEQPPTPEWGRLLSENQPYVELAPWTVLGPATALVLLSVLAVSATAWGRTRTRRHTTGPAPA